The Oncorhynchus gorbuscha isolate QuinsamMale2020 ecotype Even-year linkage group LG06, OgorEven_v1.0, whole genome shotgun sequence sequence GTTCTCTAAAAATCCCACCTTGAGACCTCTTTCTCTTCATCAACACTCTCTGTTTTGCTCATCTCGTTGACATCGAAACTCTGGCTTCTATCTTCTGCCCGCGTCGTCTCCACTGAACTTCTCTCACACTCCTTTTCTTGTTCCCTCTCTTCGATTATCTTCACTAGCCTATGGAACTTCTGGTCCAACTCATCTAccgcttccctccctctctcctcctccctctcgccctcgCTTTCCAGTGAGCTCAGTGACCCGGCCCGGGAGTCTCCCCCTTCAAACTCATAGGTTTGCAGTGAGTCGTAGGGTGGCTGGGATAGGTCAGTCACCTGGTCCAAACGGTGCTTCAGGAAGTCCTCCATCCTCAAAGGCAGGGAGGGGTTACAGTTAGTCCCACCCTTTGCCCCTGCCCTGTTAGACACCAGGCCCCGGGCACAGCCCCACCCCCTGCCGTATCCCAGCATGCCTCCAGAGAGGCTCCTACCAAGCACGTACATGTTCAGGAATTCTGCACTGCCTGGATACAAAGTAGTCCCGGTCACCGGTATCCCTCCACTGCCCTGGTTTAGTGAACCCACAATGCTGTATGTTGACTCCCCCAGTGTGTTCGGGTGGGTGTGACTGCTATTTACTTGGCCAACACCAACagtgtcttcattcttctctgagctggggagagtagaggaatctgtgtctgtgtcatcTACTGCAGAGCTGGGAGCtccagtggtggtggtggtctgtGAGGGAGAGGACTCGGTCTTGTTCTCCTGCTGCTCTGAGGAAGAGATGCTACTGCTGTGACTCTGGGAgcatgagccatttgggacagagtaGGTCAGAACCAGTGCTTCATCTGTCAGTACAGACTCGGGCTGTGTCTGGGGAGGAAATACACAATGATTTTATGAGGAATTATAAATACTTCTGAGGGAGATAATAACGACATTATTACACCCATTATATATGAAAGTTAATATCTCACCCTGATTGGTCCCTGGTCCGGATTCAGCTGCTGTTGCTGGTTGTCAGTGTtggtctccctgcctccctctatctctgtgggTCTGCTGTCAGCCATCATGCTCTCTGGTTCTTCTCTGCTGGAGAACCGTGGCTCAGCAGGATTGAGATGAACCGTTCCAGGCTCTAGCAGATCAAATGTGCCCTGGTTCTGGATGACTAGGGAATTATTAACGTTACCCATCTGATGGCCAGGAAGCCCATAGGTTTCCATCAGTTTGGCCAGCTGCAGACCCGACTGGAATGGAGTGGGCCCCTCGGGAAGGTCTCTGAGGACAGGCAGGGTGTGGATGCTGTAGCAGAGGTGTCCGTACACAGGGGCTGAGCCTGGATGCCTGGGGTCCAAAGCAGAGTGTGGGGTCCGGCTCCAGCTGTACGTCCTAGCCCTGGCCTGATTCTGCTGGGTGTACCATCTGGGCGAAGAGATGAGCATAAGGCAGAGGAACACacatgccctcacacacacagacacatgccctcacacacacactacacaaaccAACGTCACAGCTCACATGTTCCTGCTGTCCTGCATGCGCTGTACTCTGTGCATGCTCTGGAGCGCGGTGATGTCAAAGGCAGCCGTgtctgcctcccctcccccttcgtCATCGTAGGTAATGATGTTCTCCCTCACATCATCCTCCTCAAATGGGGAGTGGGAGTCTCGCTTCTGATgccgcagagacagagacagagtacaCACCactagggagggaggcagggagatagagagagagagagagagagagagagagagagagagagagagagagagagagagagagagagagagagagagagagagagagagagagatgatcgtAAATACCACACACTGCTGTCCATTTCATGGGACACAGATATTCAGATAGAAGGACAGACAAcgaatagacagacagatatacagtatagtgcaaaCAGTACAAACAGGCATGTACTATACATTGATTTGACAGTAGTCCTACTACACAGAGAGTCTTacccagcagggtggtgacacAGGCCAGCAGGGCCAGCAAGGTGACCATActgaagaagagtgatggagaggcGGAGGGCAGGGGCAGACATACTGTCCGTCTCTCCCAGCCCCTGTCcctctgcctgcccctctcctcgGCCTGCATTCCTCCTCTCAGACATGGACACACGGTCACGGTGACCGTCCCGGTGTTGGTGAGGCCAGACGCCCCATCCCGCAGCACGATGGGCACGtacagggtgaggagggaggaggagaagccaGCGAGGGGCTGCAGGGCCGACTGGAGCACCAGTCTCGCTGTGGCACCTGGGGTCAAATGAGACAGTAACACCAGAAACACAAGCCCGTCGTCAAGTCACTGGTACAGGATTCATTCTCCAGTTGCAATTAATATTAGAAGTTCGACAGGCTATACAGGCTATACTATGAGATGTAGGCACACTGTCATCAAGCATGTCAAAAAAAGAATCCCGTTGCAGAATTTCTGATTTGACATGCATTAGGCAGAGGGCTGAGGAGGGTGACAGTTTGACACGGAGGTTGAATATTGCTAGAGGGCACCTCCAATCTCCCTGATGGTGAGGTTTAGAGCCGAACTGGACTCTGGAGGGATGCTGAAGTGGACTGTGGCGTCCTGTCCTCCCTGGTCCCTATCCACCGCCCGCAGTACCTGAACAACCtgggagacagagcagagagaggaggacttcTATTGGACCTCACAGTCACAGAACTGAGCCAATGGCATTGGAGAAAAATAAGTCAGCCAATGGCATTAGAGAAAAAGAATTCAGCCAATGGCAGGCTAGAGAAACAGGACACAGTGATCtgacagttagggggagtgatgagctctacagcagtctcacaactcaattgctggttgaaaactgttttctgcccctcccaaaagatagaatttgtagataattggccctctttctgggactcacccacaaacaggaccaagcctgacctgctgaggagtgacggactccatcctagctggaggggtgctctcatcttatctaccaacatagacagggctctaactcctctagctc is a genomic window containing:
- the LOC124037092 gene encoding cadherin-24-like, which gives rise to MTTPTVLLLVLVCMWEEQRGCSSLTVRLPITAQNSQEDLIELRAAENSLVNHGQNAEVLMTTHIPLTPGLTDKENNGVEEIIQISTQTPDFTLPTTLTPGKIWNVITSKSGHVDNGDVHTQSLEAQHSMEAEANGDPKHHVKLQTVSHPEFRVLPESISGRGLVSRGEGLTLTGVGSRSRRKRSWQWNQFFVIEEYRGPEPVLIGRLHTDMDRGDGRTKYILEGEGVGSVFVIDGNTGNIHVTKSLDREEKDQYRLIATVTDRQTGHALEPSSMFIIRVQDINDNPPVFQNEPYSTTVPEMANIGTSIIQVTATDADDPTYGNSARLVYAVTQGQQYFSVDPQTGVLRTAVTDMDRESQDTYLVVLEAKDMGGHLGGMSGTTTVTVRLSDVNDNPPHFRKSAWSFSISELAAPGVEVGRLSATDADLGENAMLEYTILDGEEGDTFNITGRDQEAVIVLNKLLDYERCGSYSFSVEVMNPIVDARFLRKGPFKDRANVRVMVLNADEPPRFSRSRYRLDVPENCPPVCSVGRVSAVDPDTGQSSNIRYSIDPQSDPEALFRIASDSGLITTVMELDREREQWHNITVIATQRDNPNLVTRVVVAIETLDQNDNAPELDRQYTTSVCDSSTPGQVVQVLRAVDRDQGGQDATVHFSIPPESSSALNLTIREIGGATARLVLQSALQPLAGFSSSLLTLYVPIVLRDGASGLTNTGTVTVTVCPCLRGGMQAEERGRQRDRGWERRTVCLPLPSASPSLFFSMVTLLALLACVTTLLVVCTLSLSLRHQKRDSHSPFEEDDVRENIITYDDEGGGEADTAAFDITALQSMHRVQRMQDSRNIWYTQQNQARARTYSWSRTPHSALDPRHPGSAPVYGHLCYSIHTLPVLRDLPEGPTPFQSGLQLAKLMETYGLPGHQMGNVNNSLVIQNQGTFDLLEPGTVHLNPAEPRFSSREEPESMMADSRPTEIEGGRETNTDNQQQQLNPDQGPIRTQPESVLTDEALVLTYSVPNGSCSQSHSSSISSSEQQENKTESSPSQTTTTTGAPSSAVDDTDTDSSTLPSSEKNEDTVGVGQVNSSHTHPNTLGESTYSIVGSLNQGSGGIPVTGTTLYPGSAEFLNMYVLGRSLSGGMLGYGRGWGCARGLVSNRAGAKGGTNCNPSLPLRMEDFLKHRLDQVTDLSQPPYDSLQTYEFEGGDSRAGSLSSLESEGEREEERGREAVDELDQKFHRLVKIIEEREQEKECERSSVETTRAEDRSQSFDVNEMSKTESVDEEKEVSRWDF